Proteins from one Panthera leo isolate Ple1 chromosome D1, P.leo_Ple1_pat1.1, whole genome shotgun sequence genomic window:
- the LOC122200046 gene encoding olfactory receptor 52K1-like yields MITIILSNNSHHFPHTFFLAGIPGLTAAHIWISLPFSFMFFLAVTGNGVLLFLIRTEHSLHQPMFFFLAMLSFVDLVLSLSALPKMLAIFWFGATAISSHSCLSQMFFIHAFSAMESGVLVAMAMDRFVAICNPLHYATILTPVVVAKIGGLVVLRVVGLTISFPGLARRLSYCGSHTIAYTYCEHMAVVKLACGATTVDNLYAFAVAIFLGVGDVAFIAYSYGQIVRTMIHFPSPEARAKAGSTCTAHVCVILFFYGPGFLSVVMQRFGPPTASAAKVMLANLYLLFPPALDPIVYGVKTKQIREQLLKMLRPKQIDPT; encoded by the coding sequence ATGATCACCATAATTCTTTCCAATAATTCTCATCACTTCCCACATACTTTCTTCTTGGCTGGCATCCCAGGACTGACTGCTGCCCACATTTGGATCTCACTTCCCTTTAGCTTTATGTTCTTCCTGGCAGTGACTGGGAATGGTGTCCTGCTTTTTCTCATCCGGACAGAGCACAGCCTTCACCAgcccatgtttttctttcttgccatGCTCTCCTTTGTTGacctggttctctccctctctgctctgcccaaGATGCTGGCCATCTTCTGGTTTGGTGCTACAGCTATCAGCTCCCACTCCTGTCTTTCCCAGATGTTCTTCATCCATGCATTCTCTGCTATGGAGTCAGGAGTGCTGGTGGCCATGGCCATGGACCGTTTCGTGGCCATCTGTAACCCACTACATTATGCGACCATTCTTACCCCCGTTGTTGTTGCCAAGATTGGAGGCCTGGTAGTGCTGCGAGTTGTGGGATTGACCATCTCCTTTCCAGGCTTGGCCCGTCGGCTGTCCTACTGTGGCTCTCACACGATTGCCTATACCTACTGTGAGCATATGGCAGTAGTGAAGCTGGCCTGTGGGGCCACCACTGTGGATAACCTCTATGCCTTTGCTGTGGCAATCTTTCTTGGTGTGGGGGATGTGGCCTTTATCGCCTACTCTTATGGGCAGATTGTGAGGACCATGATTCATTTTCCTTCACCTGAGGCACGTGCTAAAGCTGGCAGCACATGTACGGCTCATGTCTGTGTCATCCTCTTCTTCTATGGACCAGGCTTTCTTTCTGTAGTCATGCAGCGCTTTGGCCCACCCACAGCCTCTGCTGCTAAGGTCATGCTTGCCAATCTCTACTTGCTCTTTCCCCCTGCACTGGACCCCATTGTCTATGGGGTCAAGACCAAGCAGATCCGGGAGCAGCTGCTTAAAATGCTGAGGCCCAAGCAGATTGACCCCACCTGA